From the Halopelagius longus genome, the window CGATGGCGCTCCTCGAGGAGCCGACCGGCGGCGAAATCACCTTCGACGGGAAGTCGAACGAGTACTACCAGGACGGGAACATGAAGGAGTTCCGCCGGAAGGCCCAGATCATCTTCCAAGACCCCTTCGACTCCCTCAACCCGAGACAGAAGGTCCGACAGCTCATCGGGGAGCCGCTGACGATCCACGACTATCGGACCGACGAACGCGAGGCGGCCATAATCGAGACCCTCGAGAAGGTCGGGCTCACGCCGGCACGAAAGTTCCTCGACCAGTATCCCCACGAACTGTCCGGCGGCCAGCGCCAGCGCGTCGCCATCGCGCGGGCGCTCGTCCTCGACCCGGACTTCCTCATCTGCGACGAACCGGCGTCGATGCTCGACGTCTCGCTCAAGGTCAACCTCCTCAATCTGCTCCGCGACCTCGCCGACACGGAGGACATCGGCGTCGTCTACATCTCCCACGACCTCGCGAGCCTGACGCAGGTGTCGGACCGACTGGCCATCATGTACCTCGGCCGCATCGTCGAGGAGGGGACCGTCGAGAGCCTCGCGTCGCAGCCGCTTCACCCCTACACGCGCTCGCTCCTCTCGGCGGCGCCGGAGAAGGATCCGTCGGTCGATCGCGAGCGAGTGCTCCTCGAGGGCGAGCCTCCGGACCCGGTGAACCTCCCGTCGGGGTGCGCGTTCGCGCCGCGGTGTCCGAAGGCGACGGAGGAGTGTCGCCGCTCGGAACCCGGCCTCGACGCCGCGACGAGAGAGAACCACTCGGCGGCGTGCTACTTCCCGGAAGACGAGGAGGGAAGCGTAGACGAGGTCGACGCCGACGCCCCGCAGACCGGCGAGTCGCTCGGCGACTGACTCACACCCCCGTATACCCCCTTTCCAAATGTTTCTCACCGTCGCCGACGCGCCGTTGTTCGACGCCGTTCGTCCTTCCCGAGGAGTCGTGACGCTCGCCGGGGTCGCGGCTCTCGTCGTACTGATGGGACTTTCGGCGTTCTTCTCCTCCTCCGAGATCGCGATGTTCTCGCTCGCTCGCCACCGCGTCGATGCACTCGTCGACGACGGCGTCCCCGGCGCGGCGACGCTCGAACGTCTCACATCGGACCCCCACAGGCTACTGATCACCATCCTCGTCGGGAACAACCTCGTCAACATCGCGATGTCGTCCATCGCGACGGGCCTGTGCGGTCTCTACCTCTCGCGCGGCCAGTCCGTCCTCGCGGCGACGTTCGGCGTGACCGCGCTCGTCTTGCTCTTCGGAGAGAGCGCACCGAAGTCGTACGCGATCGAGAACACCGAATCGTGGGCGCTCCGCATCGCCCGCCCGCTCCAACTCGCCGAATACTGCCTCTATCCGCTCGTCGTCACGTTCGATCACCTCACGCGCGCGGTCAACCGACTCGGCGGCGGCGAATCGACCCTCGAAGACTCCTACGTGACCCGCGACGAACTCCGCGATATGATTCGAACCGGCGAACGGGAGGGGGTCATCGACACCGAAGAGCGAGCGATGCTCCAGCGTATCCTCCGGTTCAGGGACACCATCGCGAAGGAAGTGATGACGCCGCGACTCGACATGACCGCAGTCCCGCGAGAGGCGTCCGTCGAAGAGGCGATTCGGGCCTGCATTCGAAGCGGTCACGGACGTCTGCCGGTCTATCAGAACCGACTCGACAACGTCGTCGGTCTCGTCCGCCTCCGGGAGTTAGTGCTCCACCAGCAGAACGACGGCCTCGACGGCGACGGCTCCCTGGACGGACTCATCGAGGAGACGCTCCACGTCCCGGAAGGGAAGGACGTCGACGCGCTCCTCCAGGAGATGCGCGACGAGCGAGTGAAGATGGCGATCGTCATCGACGAGTTCGGGACCACCGAGGGCCTCGTCACGTTGGAAGACATCGTCGAGGAGATCGTCGGCGACATCCTCGACGACGAGGAAGAACCGTCTATCGCGCACCTCGACGAACGCACGGCCCTCGTCCGCGGCGAAGTGAAGATCGAAGCGGTAAACGAGTCGTTCGACCTCGACATCCCGGAAGGCGAGGAGTTCGAGACCATCTCCGGGTTCGTGTTCAACCGGGCGGGCCGACTCGTAGAGGAGGGCGAGACGTTCCGATTCGAGACCGTCGATATCCACGTCGAATCGGTCGAACAGACGCGAATCAAGCGCGTACGTATCGAACGGACCGAATCGACCGAACCGACCGAACCGGACGGCGACCGTCCCGAAATCGGAGTGTGAGCGTCGATGGTGACCGTATCCCCCGCGTCGCGTCGCGCGATTCGCCAGGGCGTCGGTATCGGGGGCGCTCTGGCCTCGATTCTCTGGACGGCCGTCGCCACGCCGCCGGCCGGCATGACGCCGGCGATGCAGACCGTCTTCGGCGTGTTCGGGTTCGTCCTCGTCCTGTGGTTGACGGCGGTGATTCCGTACGTCGTCTCCTCGACGCTCGGCGTCACGCTCCTCTTCGCACTCGGTGCGGTCGAGACGTATCAGGCGGCGACGGCCGGGTTCGCGTCGACGATCGTCTTCTTCCTGTTACTCGTCTTCCTCCTCGGGGAGGCCATCAGGAAGGTCGACCTCGACTCGTGGTTCGCGTCGCGACTCGTCGCGCGCGAACCGGGCGAGGCCGACCCGGTCCGCTTAGTCGCGCTGAACGTCCTCGCACTCGCGTTCGTCATGCCGTCGGCGGTCGCACGGGCGATCACGTTCATCCCGGTCGTTCGGGAGATGGCCGACGCGTACGGCCTCGGTCGGGGGAGCGCGTTCGAACGCTCCTCGTTCCTCGTCATCGGGCACGTGAACCCCATCGCCTCGATGGCGCTGATGACCGGCGGCGGGATGGCCATCGTCACGTCGAACCTCATCCGTCGCGCGGGCCGGTCGGTCACCTGGGTCGAGTGGGGCGTGCTCATGATCCCGCCCGTCCTCCTCCTCTACGGGTTGACGACGCTGACCGCCGAGTACCGCTACGCCGACGGGTCGCCGACGAGAGCGGCGGCGTCCGCGACCGCGAGTGACGGGTCCGGCGAGACCGTAGACGTCGACGTGGCGCCGGCGCTCACGACCGAACAGCGGTTCGTCGGGACCGTCCTCCTCGGCGCAGTCGTCCTCTGGATCGTCGGCTCGTTCGTCGGCGTGCCGACCATCGTCCCCGCAGTCCTCGCCGTCGCGGTACTATCACTGCCACGAATCGGCGTCCTCGCGAGCGAGGACGTCGCGAGCGTGAGTTGGGGTATCCTGTTCGTCGTCGGTGCGATGTTCTCCATCCTCGACGCGATGCAGTCGACCGGTGCGCTCGCGTTCCTCGTCGAGACGACGACGGGGCTGGTCCCGTTCGCGGCGTTCTCCATGTGGCAGAGCGTCGCCGTGCTCTTGGCGCTGGCCGCTTTCGTCAGGATATTCTTCTCGACGGCTTCGGCCGCCATCGTGGTCACTCTCCCGGTACTCCTGCAGTTCGGCAGTCGGATGGGGATCAACCAGCTCTATCTCGGCCTGTCCACCCTCATCGTCGTCGGCTCGACGACGATATTCCCGTTCAACACGACGTCCGTCCTCGTGTCGCTCGACCGCGGACCGCTCTCTACCGTCGACGTCGTCTCGTTCGGTCTCGTGACGCTGGGGTACGCGACGCTGGTCGTCGCCGTTTCCTGGCTCGTCTACTGGCCGACGGTCACCTCGCTCCTGTAGCGGCCTCGCCGACGTCGATGCTTCGTTCGCCACGGTCCTCCGGCGTCGAGCACGTCCTCTCGAACGTCGGCACCGACCACGGATAGAATGAAAGCAACGATCGACGCCAGATAGTTTCTCTCAAATCGCCACTCGCACGCTCTCTATCGATGAGCCTACCGGCTGAGGTAGCCACCGTCGACACCGAGGGCCTCGCCGGTGATGAACGACGCATCGTCCTCGCACAACCAGACGACGGCGTCTGCTACCTCTTCCGGCGTTCCGAGTCGGTTCATCGCGTGACGACTCTCGATCTGTTTGCGCATCTCCGAGTCGCTCGTGATCCCTCCCGCTTCGAGAAGCGGTGTTTCGATGAACCCCGGACAGACGGCGTTGATACGGACACCGGTCTCGCCGTTTTCGAGGGCGGCCGTCTTCGTCAGACCGAGAACGCCGTGCTTCGCGGCGGCGTATCCCGAGGAGTTCTCGAACCCGACTTTTCCGAGAACCGAGGAGTTGTTCACGATGACGCCGCCCTCGTCTTGCGCCTGCATCTGACTGAGTTCGGCTCGCATACAGTTGAACACGCCGACGAGATTCACGTCGACGACGGTCTGCCACTTTTCGGGGTCGTACTCGGCAACCGGATTTTGTGCGCCACCGATGCCGGCGTTGTTGAACGCGTAGTCGAGGCGACCGTACTCGTCGACGGCGGCGTCGACCATCGACTCCGCCGCCGACGGATCGGTAACGTCAGTTTCGACGAAGAGGGCGTTCCCGCCGTCGTCCTCGATTCGTGCGACGGTTTCCTCCCCACCCTCCGTATCGACGTCGGCGATAACGACGCTCACACCGCGTTCTGCAAACGTCAGAGCGGTCGTTCGTCCGATCCCCGATCCGGCTCCCGTTACGACAGCAACTGCGTCATCGAACGTTGCCATACGGCAACTAACGTTTCCGCTCAGGAAAAGAGAAAGGGCTCTCCGGAGCGCGAGCAGTACTGTATTTTAGAATATCACGTGGGTGATGGTGCATCCGTCGTGCTCTCTCGCGGGGGCCTCTCTCCACCTGCGAGCGAAGTTCCACATTCTCTGATAAACTGGAAAGTAAGGAATATTGGGCAGATGATTTTTGATTATGTCCGTTGATTTACCACCGTATGACGGAGCA encodes:
- a CDS encoding hemolysin family protein, with amino-acid sequence MFLTVADAPLFDAVRPSRGVVTLAGVAALVVLMGLSAFFSSSEIAMFSLARHRVDALVDDGVPGAATLERLTSDPHRLLITILVGNNLVNIAMSSIATGLCGLYLSRGQSVLAATFGVTALVLLFGESAPKSYAIENTESWALRIARPLQLAEYCLYPLVVTFDHLTRAVNRLGGGESTLEDSYVTRDELRDMIRTGEREGVIDTEERAMLQRILRFRDTIAKEVMTPRLDMTAVPREASVEEAIRACIRSGHGRLPVYQNRLDNVVGLVRLRELVLHQQNDGLDGDGSLDGLIEETLHVPEGKDVDALLQEMRDERVKMAIVIDEFGTTEGLVTLEDIVEEIVGDILDDEEEPSIAHLDERTALVRGEVKIEAVNESFDLDIPEGEEFETISGFVFNRAGRLVEEGETFRFETVDIHVESVEQTRIKRVRIERTESTEPTEPDGDRPEIGV
- a CDS encoding SLC13 family permease, encoding MVTVSPASRRAIRQGVGIGGALASILWTAVATPPAGMTPAMQTVFGVFGFVLVLWLTAVIPYVVSSTLGVTLLFALGAVETYQAATAGFASTIVFFLLLVFLLGEAIRKVDLDSWFASRLVAREPGEADPVRLVALNVLALAFVMPSAVARAITFIPVVREMADAYGLGRGSAFERSSFLVIGHVNPIASMALMTGGGMAIVTSNLIRRAGRSVTWVEWGVLMIPPVLLLYGLTTLTAEYRYADGSPTRAAASATASDGSGETVDVDVAPALTTEQRFVGTVLLGAVVLWIVGSFVGVPTIVPAVLAVAVLSLPRIGVLASEDVASVSWGILFVVGAMFSILDAMQSTGALAFLVETTTGLVPFAAFSMWQSVAVLLALAAFVRIFFSTASAAIVVTLPVLLQFGSRMGINQLYLGLSTLIVVGSTTIFPFNTTSVLVSLDRGPLSTVDVVSFGLVTLGYATLVVAVSWLVYWPTVTSLL
- a CDS encoding SDR family NAD(P)-dependent oxidoreductase, which encodes MATFDDAVAVVTGAGSGIGRTTALTFAERGVSVVIADVDTEGGEETVARIEDDGGNALFVETDVTDPSAAESMVDAAVDEYGRLDYAFNNAGIGGAQNPVAEYDPEKWQTVVDVNLVGVFNCMRAELSQMQAQDEGGVIVNNSSVLGKVGFENSSGYAAAKHGVLGLTKTAALENGETGVRINAVCPGFIETPLLEAGGITSDSEMRKQIESRHAMNRLGTPEEVADAVVWLCEDDASFITGEALGVDGGYLSR